A region of Chloracidobacterium sp. DNA encodes the following proteins:
- a CDS encoding molybdenum cofactor guanylyltransferase, whose product MSLIDGFVLAGGQSRRMGQDKAALLLGGRTLIDRAAGAMFSIANTVYLVGNSNDAITSLPIIQDHPVMGDARGAIVGFYTALVSAKTEWIAVLACDLPFVTGELMTRMVDILRHCLDSEMNHIDAIFAEQPDGRNQPLCGLYRRDSCLPKVETMLSDREWRIQRLRERLQVRVIGFSEIKDIQGSEFLFLNLNTPEEYRAAVEIEKMRPRPAFLNPR is encoded by the coding sequence ATGAGTTTGATCGATGGATTTGTTTTGGCAGGCGGCCAAAGCCGACGCATGGGGCAAGATAAAGCGGCACTGTTGCTCGGAGGCAGGACGCTCATAGATCGGGCAGCCGGTGCCATGTTTTCGATCGCAAACACAGTCTATTTGGTCGGCAATTCAAATGACGCAATCACTTCGCTTCCGATAATTCAAGATCATCCCGTTATGGGAGACGCCCGCGGAGCAATCGTGGGATTTTATACAGCGCTTGTGAGCGCTAAAACCGAGTGGATAGCCGTACTCGCGTGCGACCTGCCATTTGTCACTGGCGAATTGATGACTCGGATGGTAGACATTTTGCGGCATTGCCTAGACTCGGAAATGAATCATATTGATGCCATCTTCGCCGAACAGCCAGATGGACGCAATCAGCCGCTTTGTGGGCTGTACCGGCGGGACTCGTGCCTTCCCAAGGTCGAAACAATGTTGTCCGATCGTGAATGGCGAATACAACGATTGCGTGAACGACTCCAGGTACGGGTAATTGGGTTTTCCGAGATTAAAGATATTCAAGGCTCCGAATTCTTGTTCTTAAACTTGAACACACCCGAGGAATATCGAGCAGCAGTCGAAATTGAAAAGATGCGACCCCGACCGGCTTTTCTGAACCCGAGATAA
- a CDS encoding site-specific integrase: protein MSVYKRYNGKRVSSSHPDYSKARWWIYKRLKGKVIHQSVPEAKTKQEAELAERQIIKASFDHSYNVTDTTTTLASFIDEKYRPYVQQNNVNKGAKELYIRLLLGHFKKQTLSSISPQDCRNCRTKLQTRQNKRKKESALSSASINRIMSTLSKIFSLACEEGILERNPMQYVKALPEPPPRRRLLNPKQKEALWTELEKDTLLYRLIVLAVNLPLRRGQLVAITEDVIDFENEHVFVIGSKGRPPRLVPLNATATKVLKAMIDEKQLPFPVKDFRKRWQTALRNAGINKKGGTREENYHFHDLRSYFASELIRRNTNPLIVQNLFAHSDMSITTVYAQTDDKLLLEAVKRLDEIDNGEVQ, encoded by the coding sequence ATGTCTGTTTACAAACGATACAACGGTAAGCGAGTCTCATCCTCACATCCCGACTACTCGAAAGCTCGATGGTGGATCTACAAGAGGCTAAAAGGAAAGGTCATTCATCAAAGTGTTCCGGAAGCGAAGACAAAACAAGAAGCTGAGCTAGCGGAGCGGCAGATCATTAAAGCATCGTTTGATCATAGCTACAATGTCACAGATACCACTACCACTCTTGCCTCGTTCATCGACGAGAAATATCGGCCCTATGTCCAGCAGAACAACGTCAATAAAGGAGCTAAGGAACTTTACATAAGGCTTCTACTTGGTCACTTCAAGAAGCAAACATTGTCTAGCATCAGTCCTCAGGACTGCCGAAACTGCCGAACCAAACTTCAGACTCGCCAAAACAAACGTAAGAAAGAAAGTGCACTTTCTTCGGCGTCGATCAACCGGATAATGTCAACCTTATCTAAGATCTTCAGCTTAGCCTGCGAAGAGGGAATTCTGGAGCGGAACCCGATGCAATACGTGAAGGCTCTACCGGAACCGCCCCCTCGAAGACGGCTGCTAAATCCGAAACAAAAGGAGGCCCTTTGGACGGAGTTGGAGAAGGATACGCTACTTTATCGACTGATAGTCCTCGCAGTGAATCTTCCATTACGTCGCGGACAACTTGTCGCGATCACGGAAGATGTTATCGATTTTGAAAACGAACATGTTTTTGTGATCGGTTCGAAGGGAAGACCTCCACGCCTAGTTCCGCTCAACGCGACCGCGACAAAGGTTTTGAAAGCGATGATCGATGAAAAACAGTTGCCGTTCCCCGTAAAAGATTTCCGTAAACGATGGCAAACGGCACTCCGTAACGCTGGGATAAACAAGAAAGGCGGAACGAGAGAAGAGAACTATCACTTCCACGATCTTCGCAGCTATTTCGCCAGCGAGCTAATCCGGCGAAATACGAACCCGCTTATAGTCCAGAATCTGTTTGCGCACTCTGACATGAGCATCACAACGGTCTACGCTCAAACTGATGACAAACTCTTGTTGGAGGCTGTCAAGCGGCTTGACGAAATCGATAACGGTGAGGTGCAGTAA